One part of the Eubalaena glacialis isolate mEubGla1 chromosome 19, mEubGla1.1.hap2.+ XY, whole genome shotgun sequence genome encodes these proteins:
- the FN3KRP gene encoding ketosamine-3-kinase, with protein sequence MEELLKRELGCGSVKATGHSGGGCISQGRSYDTDRGRVFVKVNPKAEAKRMFEGEMASLTAILKTGTVKVPKPIKVLDAPGGGSMLVMEHLDMRYLSSHAAKLGTQLADLHLDNKRLGETLQKEAGTVGKGGGQVERPFVDQFGFDVVTCCGYLPQVNDWQRDWVTFYARQRIQPQMDLLEQGSGDREARELWAALQLKIPDLFHDLDIVPALLHGDLWGGNVAEDSSGPIIFDPASFYGHSEYELAIAGMFGGFSGSFYSAYHSKVPKAPGFEKRLKLYQLFHYLNHWNHFGSGYRGSSLSIMRNLIK encoded by the exons ATGGAGGAGCTGCTGAAGCGGGAGTTGGGCTGCGGCTCCGTCAAGGCCACGGGTCACTCGGGGGGTGGGTGCATTAGCCAGGGCCGGAGCTACGACACGGACAGAGGACGAGTGTTTGTGAAAGTGAACCCCAAGGCGGAG GCCAAAAGGATGTTTGAAGGTGAGATGGCAAGTTTAACTGCCATCCTAAAGACAGGCACAGTGAAGGTGCCCAAACCCATCAAGGTCCTCGATGCCCCTGGAGGTGGCAGCATGCTGGTGATGGAGCATTTGGACATGCGGTATCTGAGCAG TCATGCTGCAAAGCTTGGAACCCAGCTGGCAGATCTACACCTAGACAACAAGAGGCTTGGAGAGACTCTCCAGAAGGAGGCTGGCACAGTGG GGAAAGGAGGTGGGCAAGTGGAGCGGCCCTTTGTGGACCAATTTGGCTTTGACGTGGTGACGTGCTGCGGGTACCTCCCCCAG GTGAACGACTGGCAGAGGGACTGGGTCACATTCTATGCCCGGCAGCGCATTCAGCCTCAGATGGACCTGCTGGAACAGGGGTCTGGGGACAGGGAGGCCCGTGAGCTCTGGGCTGCTCTGCAG TTAAAGATCCCTGACCTGTTCCATGATCTGGACATCGTCCCAGCCCTGCTCCACGGAGACCTCTGGGGAGGAAACGTGGCGGAGGATTCCTCTGGGCCCATCATTTTTGACCCAGCTTCCTTCTATGGCCACTCGGAGTATGAGCTGGCGATAGCCGGCATGTTCGGGGGCTTCAGTGGCTCCTTTTACTCCGCCTACCACAGCAAAGTCCCCAAGGCCCCAGGCTTCGAGAAGCGCCTTAAGCTGTATCAGCTCTTCCACTACTTGAACCACTGGAATCACTTTGGATCAGGGTACAGAGGGTCCTCCCTCAGCATCATGAGGAATCTCATCAAATGA